The Nocardia vinacea genome contains the following window.
CCCGAATGGAGGTAGGCCAGTCGCCGCGCAGGAGACGATGCCCGACCCGCGTCACCGACAACTGTGTCGAAGTACCGCAGCGCGTCCTCGAGTGAGTCGGGCACGCCATCGCGCTGCATGAGTGGATTGTTGGGCAACCACAGCACACCACCCGACATGCAGGTCGATCCGCCGACCAGATCGGACTTCTCCACGACGAGAACATCTTTGCCGAGGGCCCTGGCACGCAGTGCGCCCACGACCCCGGCACCGCTCCCGACGACCAGGAAGTCGGTCGTAAGGTCCCAGTCGTTCATCGATGTCATCACTTCCCCTTGCCCATCGCGGGCGCCCGCCCGATGACGCCGTCGGCCTCGAGCGCGGCGATTTCGGATTCACCGAATCCGAGTCCCGCCAGCACTTCCTGGTTGTGCTCCCCCAACAACGGCGCGTGGCGCGTGTGCCACCGTTCGGGGCCGTCCGACAGCGTGAACGGCACTGTGCTGTGCCGGACCGTCGGGTTCACCGGATGCTCGACGTACTCGTAGAAGCCGCGCGACTCGAGCTGCGGCAGTTCGGCGACGCGATGCGGCTGCATGACTTTGCCCACCGGAACTCCGGCGTCCCAAAGGATTTGGACGATCTCCCCCGCGCTGCGCTGCCCACACCACGCGGCGAGATTCTTGTCGATGAGGTCGTGCTGCTCGCGACGCCCGCTGGCGGTGGACAGCTGCGACTCCATCGCCCAGTCCGGCCGACCTATCGCATCGCGTAGACCAGACCATTGCTCATCGGTGGCCACCGCGACCGCGACCCAGGAGTCGTTGCCGCCGTATTCGTCGATATCGGCGGTCCGGTAGAGGTTTTGCGGTGCCGCCTCCGGTCCCCGATTACCGTCGCGCACAAGGAGTTGCCCGTAGGCGGAGTGCTCGATCACCTGTTCGGCGGCGACATTCATTGCGGCGTCCACCATCGCCGCCTCGACGAGCATGCCCGCGCCGGTACGCCGCCGATGTTCCAGCGCGAGCAGCAGCGCATTGAGGGCGTGCAGACCGGCATTCGGATCGCCGATCGAGAACGGCTCGACCGGGTTCTGATCGGGATGCCCGGTCAACCAGGTGAGTCCGGACGCATCCTCGATGATGTAGGCGAAGGCCGGGTTGTCCCGCCACGGCCCGTCGAGGCCGAATCCCGGCATCCGGACCATGATCGCGTCGGGGTGCAGGCTGCGCACCTTCTCGTAGTCGAGCCCGATCTGCTCGAGCACCCGCGGGGTGTAGTTCTCGACGATCACATCGCAGCTCTGGATCAGCCGGTGCAGCACCTCGATCCCGCGCTCGCTCCGGAAGTCCAGTGTGACGCTCTTCTTATTCGTGTTCAGGCTCGAGAAGATCGGCGAGCGTTCCCACCACTGTTCCTCGCTGAGCGGGACACCGGCGATGAGCCGGGTTCCATCGGGGCGAGTGGTCGACTCGACGTGGATCACTTCGGCGCCGAGCATGGCGAGCAAGTGTGTGCAGGACGGCCCGGCCCAGAAGGCGGTCATATCCAGCACGCGAAGTCCGTTGAAGGGCAACCCTTTCGCGGTGTCTCGTCGAGCTACCGGGGGTGTGGCGCGATATCGTTCCCCGTGCTCGTCGAGGCGCGGGGCGGGGCTAGGTGCGGGCGGTGGCTCGGATCCCAAGCGGAACGGCGGCGCGGGTTGGGTGTAACCGTCGCGTGGGTTGGCCACGAATGATCCGCGTGCCCGGTAATGCTCCATCTCGGCGATGTTCTCGCCATTGGCTACCAGGGAATTGGGAATTCTGAAAGCCGTCGCCAGTTCCCGGATTTCCTCGACAGTGTGCTCGGCGAACCACGGGGCGATCTCACTCGCCAGGTCGCCCGCCCGCCCGCTGATCGAGAACGGCGCGCTCTCATCGATCCACTCCGGATGCCCGACCATCGCGCACAGGTCGAACCACTGCTGCGCGGTCCCGCACCCGACAGCCACCATTCCGTCCTTGGCGCTGGCCACCCCAGGCACCATGAGCCCTCGTCCTGGCCGCATCAACCGACCGAGCGCCTCGAAGAATGTGACGGAATAGTAAGTGAGACTGAGAATCTGGCTCTCGAGTACGGACAGGTCGACCAGCTCGCCCACGCCGGTGTCGAGGGTCCGCACCCGCGATGCCAGGGTGCCGGCCGCGGCATATGCCCCGGCAACCCACTCGCCGATCCGGCCTCCGACATAGACCGGAGCACGGTCCGGCGCGCCGCGACCGAGCCCGATGATCCCGCCCGACCACGCCTGCAGCGTGAACTCGGTAGCCGGTCGGTCCTGCCAGGGACCGTGCAGACCGAATGGGGTGATCGCGGTGACCGTCAGATGGGGATGCCGGTCATGAATGGCTTCCGGAGTGAACGACGGATGCTCCGCGACACTCGATCCGCGACTCCAGACCACCGCGTCTGCCCCCGCCAACAGTCGGTCCACGAAGTCGATCTCATCCGGATCGGCGACGACACTGTGCTTCGAGCACGCGAGGAAACCGAACAGCGCACCGTCGGCGCCGGAGGCAATTTCGGCGTGCGACGCCGACCAGCTTCGCAGCCGATCACCCTCCGGCGCTTCGACTTTGACGACCTCAGCACCGGCATCGGCCAGCAGCTTCGTACAATAAGCCCCGGCGATCCCACTGGAGAAATCGAC
Protein-coding sequences here:
- a CDS encoding CoA transferase, whose product is MEPLDGYVVVDFSSGIAGAYCTKLLADAGAEVVKVEAPEGDRLRSWSASHAEIASGADGALFGFLACSKHSVVADPDEIDFVDRLLAGADAVVWSRGSSVAEHPSFTPEAIHDRHPHLTVTAITPFGLHGPWQDRPATEFTLQAWSGGIIGLGRGAPDRAPVYVGGRIGEWVAGAYAAAGTLASRVRTLDTGVGELVDLSVLESQILSLTYYSVTFFEALGRLMRPGRGLMVPGVASAKDGMVAVGCGTAQQWFDLCAMVGHPEWIDESAPFSISGRAGDLASEIAPWFAEHTVEEIRELATAFRIPNSLVANGENIAEMEHYRARGSFVANPRDGYTQPAPPFRLGSEPPPAPSPAPRLDEHGERYRATPPVARRDTAKGLPFNGLRVLDMTAFWAGPSCTHLLAMLGAEVIHVESTTRPDGTRLIAGVPLSEEQWWERSPIFSSLNTNKKSVTLDFRSERGIEVLHRLIQSCDVIVENYTPRVLEQIGLDYEKVRSLHPDAIMVRMPGFGLDGPWRDNPAFAYIIEDASGLTWLTGHPDQNPVEPFSIGDPNAGLHALNALLLALEHRRRTGAGMLVEAAMVDAAMNVAAEQVIEHSAYGQLLVRDGNRGPEAAPQNLYRTADIDEYGGNDSWVAVAVATDEQWSGLRDAIGRPDWAMESQLSTASGRREQHDLIDKNLAAWCGQRSAGEIVQILWDAGVPVGKVMQPHRVAELPQLESRGFYEYVEHPVNPTVRHSTVPFTLSDGPERWHTRHAPLLGEHNQEVLAGLGFGESEIAALEADGVIGRAPAMGKGK